In Zingiber officinale cultivar Zhangliang chromosome 11B, Zo_v1.1, whole genome shotgun sequence, a single window of DNA contains:
- the LOC122035344 gene encoding receptor-like serine/threonine-protein kinase SD1-7: MFPCGPNSYCSSNISPPCTCLRGFHPRNQHNWDMLVGEAGCMRTKPLDCLNNTDEFFRLSVTKLPDASRSTVLNANWNFEECRFFCLSNCACRAYAASIISGNGSGSGSGCLIWTEDLTDITVNGTSPSEARHANRNILMFVILPPAILFLACVAYSIWRRKKTSSHIDYEAEEKDMELPLFDLTTIKDATDDFSADNKLGQGGFGPVYKGKLGDDQEIAVKRLSKTSSQGVDEFKNEITLIAKLQHRNLVKLLGCCIQGGERLLIYEYMSNGSLDNFLFDEVQTVLLDWRARYNIILGVARGLLYLHHDSRLRIIHRDLKASNILLDKNMNPKISDFGMARIFGGDESVSITKRVVGT; this comes from the exons ATGTTCCCGTGCGGCCCCAACAGTTATTGCAGCTCCAACATCTCGCCGCCGTGCACATGCTTGCGTGGGTTTCATCCGAGGAATCAACATAACTGGGACATGCTGGTCGGAGAAGCCGGCTGCATGAGGACGAAGCCTTTGGACTGTCTAAATAATACCGATGAATTCTTCAGACTGAGTGTCACGAAGTTGCCCGACGCGTCCAGATCGACAGTACTCAATGCAAACTGGAACTTTGAGGAGTGCAGGTTTTTTTGCTTGAGCAACTGCGCATGCAGAGCATATGCCGCATCGATCATAAGTGGGAATGGGAGTGGCAGTGGCAGTGGCTGCTTAATATGGACAGAGGATCTCACTGATATCACCGTGAATGGCA CATCACCATCTGAAGCCCGTCATGCTAATCGTAATATCTTAATGTTTGTGATTCTTCCACCGGCAATTCTTTTCCTTGCTTGTGTTGCTTACTCGatttggaggaggaagaagacaa GTTCTCATATTGACTATGAAGCAGAAGAAAAGGACATGGAATTGCCATTGTTTGACTTGACTACAATTAAAGACGCAACCGATGACTTCTCAGCAGACAACAAGCTTGGTCAAGGAGGCTTTGGCCCTGTATACAAG GGTAAATTGGGAGACGATCAAGAGATAGCAGTGAAAAGATTATCTAAGACATCGTCACAAGGAGTGGATGAATTCAAAAATGAGATCACATTGATCGCGAAGCTGCAACATCGAAATCTTGTTAAGCTTCTTGGCTGTTGCATCCAAGGAGGGGAAAGACTCTTGATCTATGAATACATGTCCAATGGAAGCTTGGACAACTTTCTGTTTG ATGAAGTTCAAACTGTATTACTGGATTGGAGAGCAAGGTACAACATCATTCTCGGTGTCGCTCGAGGTCTACTTTATCTTCACCATGATTCAAGGTTAAGGATTATTCATAGGGATCTTAAAGCTAGTAACATTCTTCTTGACAAAAATATGAATCCCAAAATATCAGATTTTGGCATGGCTAGGATATTTGGAGGAGATGAATCCGTATCAATTACCAAAAGAGTCGTCGGAACCTAG